In Anaeromyxobacter sp., the following proteins share a genomic window:
- a CDS encoding malate synthase: MISQDLLQAFPDLFGTKRVNGRDLDVDDTITRLTREVDPAIAEALAARRAILQSPAPVAGKYAWPSWDESFVDPVSGTAWTFRQVVQGLVDNFQGRESPWRWRLNDEVAIPAQVHPSQNPGLELTGPWAPLDMAFNALNSPAPMNMPDFEDASPPHFRPQGAPAGEPVGVFAALQNAKEIFAGKWNDQPYQVAKKGATRSYRITRPPQHWPTRLARPPSIHLRFDQVTVDGRPAPGLVVVAVIWALTNFDALRAAGSGVYFYIPKMQTPREALIVERLLSRLEELIGVPAGTIKVKMLYEEGNGGRYLAAIAWTFRRRLLGTNVGRWDYLGSLIEMWKDDPRGVFPDPQSVGMATPNMIAYQRYNALLMLMAGMKDGRLSNASPIGGMAAVMIYQKGDPYGRSRYNPLALRAMVVDKLRERLLGLVFVPDGAGADQPTLDDVLAGRAKGRLYDCYRQSWVASPEVEYVAAGNGPLQAELGGLQALVDRPLQTVEVDGKPVPTAASGLAPAERSLLQARGILDAAGRITPSVVTRQSLDTPEQLLSPALWEAIYRPPTGEVTIEHVQHSFYMAANYGFQILNGNFAAAIDDYELKLRFMNDLATYRIYVSWLWSLAHHQAPITRDGHLLRQALTGDGVVLGKQAEPVRAGTPFDRALFEKVFAYHDEWTAAFFAELDRGGAPGRFDRSKAPVIMALLKRQLLSPRYVQHSARVLFIIGQASPALHDQLLEAIFDLPRDEVARRVASGRFDRAALEAHDYALDPAAP; this comes from the coding sequence ATGATCTCCCAGGACCTGCTCCAGGCGTTCCCCGACCTCTTCGGCACCAAGCGCGTCAACGGGCGTGACCTCGACGTCGACGACACCATCACCCGCCTGACCCGCGAGGTCGACCCGGCCATCGCCGAGGCGCTGGCGGCCCGGCGGGCCATCCTCCAGTCGCCGGCCCCGGTGGCCGGGAAGTACGCCTGGCCGTCGTGGGACGAGTCCTTCGTGGACCCGGTCTCGGGAACGGCCTGGACCTTCCGCCAGGTGGTGCAGGGGCTGGTGGACAACTTCCAGGGGCGCGAGAGCCCCTGGCGGTGGCGGCTCAACGACGAGGTGGCCATCCCGGCGCAGGTGCACCCGTCGCAGAACCCAGGCCTGGAGCTGACCGGGCCGTGGGCCCCGCTCGACATGGCCTTCAACGCGCTCAACAGCCCGGCGCCGATGAACATGCCGGACTTCGAGGACGCCTCGCCGCCCCACTTCCGCCCGCAGGGCGCGCCGGCCGGCGAGCCGGTGGGGGTCTTCGCGGCCCTGCAGAACGCCAAGGAGATCTTCGCCGGGAAGTGGAACGACCAGCCCTACCAGGTGGCCAAGAAGGGGGCCACGCGCAGCTACCGCATCACCCGGCCGCCGCAGCACTGGCCCACCCGCCTGGCGCGCCCGCCCAGCATCCACCTGCGCTTCGACCAGGTCACGGTGGACGGCCGGCCCGCCCCGGGCCTGGTGGTGGTGGCCGTCATCTGGGCGCTCACCAACTTCGACGCCCTGCGGGCCGCCGGCAGCGGGGTCTACTTCTACATCCCCAAGATGCAGACGCCGCGGGAGGCGCTGATCGTCGAGCGGCTGCTGTCCCGGCTGGAGGAGCTGATCGGCGTCCCGGCCGGCACCATCAAGGTGAAGATGCTCTACGAGGAGGGCAACGGCGGCCGCTACCTGGCGGCCATCGCCTGGACCTTCCGGCGCCGCCTGCTGGGCACCAACGTGGGGCGCTGGGACTACCTGGGCAGCCTCATCGAGATGTGGAAGGACGACCCGCGCGGCGTCTTCCCGGACCCGCAGTCGGTCGGGATGGCCACCCCCAACATGATCGCCTACCAGCGCTACAACGCGCTGCTCATGCTGATGGCCGGCATGAAGGACGGGCGGCTCAGCAACGCCTCGCCCATCGGCGGCATGGCGGCGGTGATGATCTACCAGAAGGGCGACCCCTACGGCCGCTCCCGCTACAACCCGCTGGCGCTGCGCGCCATGGTGGTGGACAAGCTGCGCGAGCGGCTGCTGGGGCTGGTGTTCGTGCCGGACGGCGCGGGGGCGGACCAGCCGACCCTCGACGACGTGCTGGCCGGCCGCGCCAAGGGCCGGCTCTACGACTGCTACCGGCAGAGCTGGGTGGCCAGCCCCGAGGTGGAGTACGTGGCCGCCGGCAACGGCCCGCTGCAGGCCGAGCTGGGCGGGCTGCAGGCGCTGGTGGACCGGCCGCTCCAGACCGTGGAGGTGGACGGCAAGCCGGTGCCGACCGCCGCCAGCGGCCTCGCGCCGGCCGAGCGGTCGCTGCTGCAGGCCCGCGGCATCCTCGACGCGGCCGGCCGCATCACCCCGAGCGTGGTGACCCGCCAGTCGCTCGACACGCCGGAGCAGCTGCTGTCGCCGGCGCTGTGGGAGGCCATCTACCGGCCGCCCACCGGCGAGGTCACCATCGAGCACGTGCAGCACTCCTTCTACATGGCGGCCAACTACGGCTTCCAGATCCTGAACGGCAACTTCGCGGCGGCCATCGACGACTACGAGCTGAAGCTGCGCTTCATGAACGACCTGGCCACCTACCGCATCTACGTCTCCTGGCTCTGGTCGCTGGCCCACCACCAGGCCCCCATCACCCGGGACGGCCACCTGCTCCGCCAGGCGCTCACCGGGGACGGGGTGGTGCTGGGGAAGCAGGCCGAGCCGGTCCGGGCCGGGACCCCCTTCGACCGCGCCCTCTTCGAGAAGGTCTTCGCCTACCACGACGAGTGGACGGCGGCCTTCTTCGCCGAGCTGGACCGCGGCGGCGCGCCGGGCCGCTTCGACCGGTCCAAGGCGCCGGTGATCATGGCGCTGCTCAAGCGGCAGCTGCTCTCGCCCCGCTACGTGCAGCACAGCGCCCGGGTGCTCTTCATCATCGGCCAGGCCAGCCCCGCCCTGCACGACCAGCTCCTCGAGGCCATCTTCGACCTCCCCCGGGACGAGGTGGCCCGCCGCGTCGCCTCCGGGCGGTTCGACCGCGCCGCGCTCGAGGCGCACGACTACGCCCTGGACCCGGCCGCGCCCTGA
- a CDS encoding DUF2239 family protein, producing the protein MTAASAPSCTLFAGHRRLAEGDLVTVALAARGALERGERAALLAFEDATARQVELDLRGSAAEVKARHAARLAQPVAPGADGAAPAGAPPAEPRGPGRPRLGVVAREVTLLPRHWEWLAAQPGGASVALRRLVEEARRLGGGRDRVRRAQEVAYRLMTSLAGDLPGYEEATRALFAGQGERFEALTAAWPPDVGAYARRLAAGAFPAA; encoded by the coding sequence ATGACCGCCGCCAGCGCCCCCAGCTGCACCCTGTTCGCCGGCCACCGCCGCCTCGCCGAGGGCGACCTGGTCACGGTGGCGCTGGCCGCCCGGGGCGCCCTCGAGCGGGGCGAGCGGGCCGCGCTCCTGGCCTTCGAGGACGCCACGGCGCGCCAGGTGGAGCTCGACCTGCGGGGCAGCGCCGCCGAGGTGAAGGCCCGCCACGCGGCCAGGCTGGCCCAGCCGGTGGCCCCTGGGGCCGACGGGGCGGCGCCGGCGGGGGCACCCCCGGCCGAGCCGCGCGGTCCGGGCCGGCCCAGGCTGGGGGTGGTGGCGCGCGAGGTGACGCTCCTGCCGCGCCACTGGGAGTGGCTCGCCGCCCAGCCGGGTGGGGCCTCGGTGGCGCTGCGCCGGCTGGTCGAGGAGGCCCGCCGGCTGGGCGGGGGCCGCGACCGGGTGCGGCGCGCCCAGGAGGTGGCCTACCGCCTCATGACCTCGCTGGCCGGCGACCTGCCGGGCTACGAGGAGGCCACCCGGGCGCTCTTCGCCGGGCAGGGCGAGCGCTTCGAGGCGCTCACGGCGGCCTGGCCGCCCGACGTGGGGGCCTACGCCCGCCGGCTGGCGGCCGGCGCCTTCCCGGCCGCCTGA